Proteins from a single region of Sinorhizobium alkalisoli:
- the cysG gene encoding siroheme synthase CysG: MSQQLSVFPAFFRVAQKRVAVFGNGDEAFAKVRLLLNTEARIVAYADQPESAFEKFLNEKGIETVREGFAADQVEGSALVFAATGDAAADRVIVTAARVERIPANAVDQPDYCDFLTPALVNRAPVAVAIGTEGAGPVLAQMIRAQIDQLLSPSLGLVASLAATYREAVDRLVPRGVARRVFWRRFFSGAVSDHVAAGDLASASREAARLLIAAGDVPGHVWLVGAGPGAEDLLTLRAQRVMMEADVIVYDALVPQAIVDMGRRDAERLSVGKRKGCHTKSQDEINHLLVKLAGEGKRVVRLKSGDPLIFGRAGEEMAALREAGISYEIVPGITSAFAAAADFELPLTLRGVASSLVFTTGHDLAGDVLPDWARLAVSGATIAVYMGRTVAASVAGRLMKAGLAPETTVAVIENASRAERRLLHGTLVDLPGLENRTELDGPVMVIIGDAVAGANFERSEPLVAAKRQVFEAEKRVEQIGN; encoded by the coding sequence ATGTCACAACAACTGTCCGTGTTTCCGGCATTTTTTCGCGTCGCGCAGAAGCGCGTGGCGGTGTTCGGCAATGGTGACGAGGCGTTTGCCAAGGTACGGTTGCTGTTGAACACCGAGGCGCGGATCGTTGCCTATGCGGACCAGCCGGAGTCGGCCTTCGAGAAGTTCCTGAACGAGAAGGGCATCGAGACCGTTCGTGAAGGCTTTGCCGCCGATCAGGTGGAAGGCTCCGCGCTCGTCTTTGCCGCAACCGGTGATGCCGCTGCCGACCGGGTGATCGTGACCGCCGCACGGGTTGAGAGAATTCCGGCGAATGCCGTCGATCAGCCGGACTATTGCGACTTCCTGACGCCCGCGCTCGTCAATCGCGCGCCGGTCGCCGTTGCAATCGGCACCGAGGGGGCGGGCCCGGTCCTGGCGCAGATGATCCGCGCACAGATCGACCAATTGCTGTCCCCGTCGCTTGGGCTTGTCGCATCGCTGGCTGCGACCTATCGCGAAGCGGTCGACCGCCTCGTGCCGCGCGGCGTCGCGCGGCGGGTGTTTTGGCGGCGCTTCTTTTCGGGGGCGGTCTCCGATCACGTAGCCGCCGGCGATCTTGCTTCCGCCAGCCGCGAGGCCGCGCGCCTGTTGATTGCGGCCGGAGATGTGCCTGGCCATGTCTGGCTTGTCGGTGCCGGGCCGGGAGCGGAGGATCTGCTGACGCTGAGAGCGCAGCGCGTCATGATGGAGGCGGACGTCATCGTCTATGATGCGCTGGTTCCGCAGGCGATCGTCGATATGGGGCGTCGCGACGCCGAGCGTCTGTCCGTCGGCAAGCGCAAGGGATGTCATACCAAGTCGCAGGACGAGATCAATCACCTGCTGGTGAAGCTTGCCGGCGAAGGCAAGCGCGTGGTGCGGCTGAAATCCGGCGATCCGCTGATCTTCGGCCGTGCCGGAGAGGAAATGGCTGCCTTGCGCGAGGCCGGCATCAGCTACGAAATCGTGCCGGGAATCACCTCGGCCTTTGCTGCTGCGGCGGATTTCGAGTTGCCGCTGACGCTGCGCGGCGTCGCATCCTCGCTGGTCTTCACCACGGGACACGACCTCGCCGGCGACGTTCTGCCCGACTGGGCGCGACTTGCTGTTTCCGGCGCGACGATAGCCGTCTATATGGGGCGCACGGTGGCGGCTTCGGTGGCGGGCCGGCTGATGAAGGCGGGGCTTGCGCCCGAGACGACGGTGGCGGTGATCGAGAATGCCAGCCGCGCCGAGCGCCGGTTGCTGCACGGGACCCTTGTAGATCTTCCGGGCCTCGAGAACCGCACGGAACTCGACGGTCCGGTGATGGTGATCATTGGCGACGCCGTCGCCGGCGCGAATTTCGAACGCTCGGAGCCACTGGTTGCCGCCAAGCGCCAGGTTTTCGAGGCGGAGAAGCGCGTAGAACAGATTGGGAATTGA
- a CDS encoding DUF2849 domain-containing protein encodes MVDKVLTANRLGDGISVWLDASGKWVESLQDAFIARHAEAVAALETTGKRSFDANEVVDVNVVDVEVVDGVLRPLRMRERIRAEGPSIAYAPGYDGLAGPKNVAA; translated from the coding sequence ATGGTGGACAAGGTTTTGACGGCGAATCGTTTAGGCGACGGCATATCCGTCTGGCTCGACGCTTCCGGCAAGTGGGTGGAGTCGCTCCAGGACGCGTTCATCGCCCGCCATGCGGAGGCGGTCGCCGCTCTCGAGACGACCGGCAAGCGTTCCTTCGATGCCAATGAGGTCGTCGACGTGAATGTCGTCGACGTCGAGGTGGTCGACGGTGTGCTCCGCCCGCTGCGCATGCGCGAGCGCATTCGGGCCGAGGGGCCGTCGATTGCCTATGCGCCCGGATATGACGGGCTTGCCGGCCCCAAGAATGTTGCTGCCTGA
- a CDS encoding nitrite/sulfite reductase: MYRYDEFDHSFVSARVEQFRDQVQRRLSGELAEDAFKPLRLMNGVYLQLHAYMLRVAIPYGTLSSRQMRMLAHIARKYDRGYGHFTTRQNIQYNWPRLSDTPDILAELASVEMHALQTSGNCIRNVTADHFAGAAADEVADPRPYAEILRQWSSVHPEFSFLPRKFKIAVTGAERDRAAIQVHDIGLHLKKDGDGKLGFAVYVGGGQGRTPMIAKKIRDFLPEEDLLSYTTAIMRVYNLYGRRDNKYKARIKILVHETGTEELARQVESEFASLKDTELKLPDADIQAIAAYFAPPALPERQEGWGNLARWKKADPAFDQWVRQNVQPHKHPDYGMVTISLKPIGGIPGDATDAQMDVVADIAEEYAFDEIRVSHEQNLILPHVALADLEPVYRALVAARLATANAGLITDIIACPGLDYCALANARSIPIAQEISNRFGAPERQAEIGELKIKISGCINACGHHHVGHIGLLGVEKKGAELYQITLGGSGDENTSIGEIIGRGFEPEKVTDAVETIVDTYLGLRRDKSETFLEAYRRVGPQPFKDALYGGAQEAA; this comes from the coding sequence ATGTATCGCTACGACGAATTTGACCACTCCTTCGTATCCGCACGCGTCGAGCAGTTCCGTGACCAGGTCCAGCGGCGGCTTTCCGGCGAACTCGCCGAAGATGCCTTCAAGCCGCTTCGGCTGATGAACGGCGTATACCTGCAGCTTCACGCCTATATGCTGCGCGTCGCCATCCCCTACGGCACGCTGTCGAGCCGGCAGATGCGCATGCTCGCGCATATCGCCCGAAAATACGACCGCGGCTACGGCCATTTCACCACGCGCCAGAACATCCAGTACAACTGGCCGCGCCTTTCCGACACGCCCGACATCCTCGCGGAGCTTGCAAGCGTCGAGATGCATGCCCTGCAGACCTCCGGCAATTGCATTCGCAACGTTACGGCGGATCATTTCGCGGGTGCTGCGGCCGACGAGGTCGCCGATCCGCGGCCCTACGCCGAAATCCTCCGGCAATGGTCGAGCGTCCATCCGGAGTTCTCCTTCTTGCCGCGCAAGTTCAAGATTGCCGTCACCGGCGCCGAGCGTGATCGCGCCGCGATCCAGGTGCATGATATCGGCCTGCATCTGAAGAAGGACGGGGATGGCAAGCTTGGTTTCGCCGTCTATGTCGGGGGCGGGCAGGGCCGTACCCCGATGATCGCCAAGAAGATCCGCGACTTTCTGCCGGAAGAGGACCTTCTCTCCTACACGACGGCGATCATGCGCGTTTACAACCTCTATGGCCGTCGCGACAACAAGTACAAGGCGCGCATCAAGATCCTGGTGCATGAAACCGGCACGGAGGAACTGGCACGCCAGGTCGAATCCGAATTCGCCAGCCTCAAGGACACCGAACTGAAGCTGCCGGACGCCGACATCCAGGCGATCGCCGCCTATTTTGCGCCGCCGGCACTGCCGGAAAGGCAGGAAGGTTGGGGCAATCTGGCCCGCTGGAAGAAGGCCGATCCGGCCTTCGATCAATGGGTGCGCCAGAACGTACAGCCGCACAAGCACCCGGATTACGGCATGGTGACGATCTCGCTGAAGCCGATCGGCGGCATTCCGGGCGACGCGACCGACGCGCAGATGGATGTGGTTGCCGATATCGCCGAGGAATACGCCTTCGATGAGATCCGTGTCAGCCACGAGCAGAACCTGATCCTGCCGCATGTGGCTCTGGCGGACCTGGAACCGGTCTACCGCGCGCTCGTCGCCGCCCGGCTTGCGACGGCCAATGCGGGGTTAATCACGGATATCATCGCCTGTCCCGGCCTTGACTACTGCGCACTTGCCAATGCACGTTCGATCCCGATTGCCCAGGAGATTTCGAACCGTTTCGGCGCGCCCGAGCGGCAGGCCGAGATCGGCGAACTGAAGATCAAGATCTCCGGCTGCATCAATGCCTGCGGCCACCACCATGTCGGTCATATCGGCCTCCTGGGTGTCGAAAAGAAGGGCGCGGAACTCTATCAGATCACGCTGGGTGGGTCGGGAGACGAAAACACATCGATCGGCGAGATCATCGGACGCGGCTTCGAGCCGGAGAAGGTGACGGACGCCGTGGAGACGATCGTCGACACCTATCTCGGCCTGCGCCGGGACAAGTCGGAGACGTTCCTCGAAGCCTATCGCCGTGTGGGGCCGCAGCCGTTCAAGGATGCGCTCTACGGCGGCGCCCAGGAAGCCGCGTGA
- a CDS encoding DUF934 domain-containing protein, with protein sequence MTKIWKESGFVNDDPWVIETEEAKAGSNEKAIVGLDAFLEQTAAGASGLGVLISPADDVTRLTPHLDRVALVAVAFPAFNDGRAFSHASLLRTRLGYAGEIRAVGDVLIDQIPLMLRCGIESFAVTNATALKRLAEGRLPGISNHYQPTAKPSANANSYSWRRVS encoded by the coding sequence ATGACGAAAATCTGGAAGGAAAGCGGTTTCGTGAACGATGATCCCTGGGTCATCGAGACCGAGGAGGCAAAGGCGGGGTCGAACGAAAAAGCGATCGTCGGCCTCGACGCATTCTTGGAGCAGACCGCGGCCGGCGCATCGGGCCTTGGCGTATTGATTTCGCCCGCCGACGACGTGACCCGCCTGACGCCGCATCTCGACCGTGTCGCGCTTGTTGCTGTCGCCTTTCCGGCCTTCAACGACGGCCGGGCCTTCAGCCATGCCTCGCTGCTGCGGACGCGGCTTGGCTATGCGGGTGAAATCCGCGCCGTCGGAGACGTGCTGATCGACCAGATCCCGCTGATGCTGCGCTGCGGCATCGAGAGCTTCGCGGTCACCAATGCGACGGCGCTCAAGCGGCTCGCGGAAGGGAGGCTGCCGGGCATATCCAACCACTACCAGCCGACGGCAAAGCCCAGTGCGAACGCCAATTCCTACAGCTGGCGCCGGGTCTCCTGA